In Pseudomonas flavescens, the sequence AAATCCACCACTTCACCGGACTCGTCGAGTTCGATGATCTGGTCGCGCACTGAGCGCACCTGCTTGCCATCGTCGCGCCGGTAGTCGCTGCTGCCGACGCGCAGCAGGTAGGTGCCTTTGCCGGTCTGACGAATCTCGTGGGAAAAGTCGGCGAACTTGCCCGGCAAGCGACGTTCCCACACCGGCCGCCCCAGCAGGTCATGCTTGAAGTAACGCTGACCCTGGCCCCAGATAAGCTTGCCATCGGCGGTCTGCTGGAAGCCCATGCTGGCACCCAGGCCATCGACGCGGGTCGAGTCGTGCAGGCGCTCGATGTCCAGGTACCAGCGCACCTCGCCCCGGCTATCGGTGATCCAATTGATGCCCACCGAATCCCATTCGGCGGCGCCACCCTGGGCATTCCATTTCAACTGACGGTTGCTGCCGGCGACATCCGTCAGCAGATGATTGAACAGGTACAGACGCTTCTTCAGGGACGCATCGACCTTGACCGGTTCGACCAGCGGCAAAGCGCCTTGCTGAGCGGCGATGGTCGGCAGACGTACGGCCGGCGCATAGACGCTGTAACGCTCGCGGACGCGCTCGCCTCTCAAGGTGTAGGCCACCTCCACTTCGTTGCGGTGGTCAGGGTAAAGACCGAACAGCGGAATACCGCCGTGGGTCCACAATGCCTTGTCACTCACCGGGTAATCGATATCGATGCCCTGCTCGCCACGGCCCAGCACCCGCACACGGGCATTACTGAGGGTTTGCCCACCGTCGCGGATCAGCGCGGTCAGCGGTGCGATGCCATAGGGGTTGAGCACGATGGCGCCAAGACGGCTGACCGTGGTATCGGGGATGCCGGCCGTCAGGCAGGCGCCCTCGGGAATGCCATCCTCGGCTTGGTTATCGCGGGTTTGGTTGTAATTGCTCATGGGGGCTCCAGAGAATGCGGACGACGCAGCGGCGCCGCCCACCATGGGTGTCATTGGGAAATGCGGAAGTCGCTCAGCGCTGGCGGC encodes:
- a CDS encoding aryl-sulfate sulfotransferase; this encodes MSNYNQTRDNQAEDGIPEGACLTAGIPDTTVSRLGAIVLNPYGIAPLTALIRDGGQTLSNARVRVLGRGEQGIDIDYPVSDKALWTHGGIPLFGLYPDHRNEVEVAYTLRGERVRERYSVYAPAVRLPTIAAQQGALPLVEPVKVDASLKKRLYLFNHLLTDVAGSNRQLKWNAQGGAAEWDSVGINWITDSRGEVRWYLDIERLHDSTRVDGLGASMGFQQTADGKLIWGQGQRYFKHDLLGRPVWERRLPGKFADFSHEIRQTGKGTYLLRVGSSDYRRDDGKQVRSVRDQIIELDESGEVVDFWDLGRILDPYRAELLHTLGKAAVFLPEGASKGDSLADNEAQEGDNLPFGDVPGVGIGRNWAHVNSIAHDPVDDGIIVSARHQGVVKIGRDKQVKWILAAPQGWRSELQGKLLTPVNARGEPLARDEQGRYADGFDWSWTQHTAWLSGKGTLTVFDNGWGRDFAPTRLEGNYSRAVEYRIDEAKGTVEQVWEYGKERGDDWYSPITSVVEYLADTDTQLIYSASVSYLTKEKLTRPVLSEVKYGTQDVLAEYQITSRQPGNVGYRALVIELDKAF